In a single window of the Nicotiana tomentosiformis chromosome 10, ASM39032v3, whole genome shotgun sequence genome:
- the LOC138899963 gene encoding uncharacterized protein, whose product MTPNIQCEGIRVDRQKIGGVKTWPRPTTLTEALKDRLTSAPVLMLPEGTDGYVIYCDASGVGLGYVLMQHGKANVVADALSHRSMGSMSCLQPEKSGRAHDIHQLASLGVQLLDSSDTGITIQDTTTSSLGTKVKERQYEDPVLAHYRDTTPQMEKIPFEIAEYGVLRCRG is encoded by the exons atgacgccaaatattcAAT GTGAAGGTATCCGTGTTGATAGACAAAAGATTGGGggagtaaagacttggcctagacctacgacactgacggag GCATTGAAGGATagattaacttcagcaccggttctaatGCTCCCAgaggggaccgatggttatgttatctattgtgatgcttcgggcgttggattgggttatgtactaatgcagcatg ggaaggcgaatgtagtagctgaTGCCCTAAgccatagatctatgggtagcatgtCATGTTTACAACCAGAGAAGAGTGGGAGAGCTCATgacattcatcagctagctagtctcgGAGTTCAATTACTGGACTCAAGTGATActggaattactattcaggacacaacaacatcctctttaggaactaaagtgaaggaacgccagtacgaggatcctgtgttagctcATTATAGGGATACAACCCCTCAGATGGAGAAGATACCATTTGAGATTGCAGAATATGGGGTCCTCAGATGTCGAGGatga